The following coding sequences lie in one Frigoribacterium sp. SL97 genomic window:
- a CDS encoding M50 family metallopeptidase, which produces MQTILLFVLGVLVMVVGLAVSIALHEVGHLVPAKKFGVKVGQYMIGFGPTVFSRKKGETEYGVKALPLGGYISMSGMFPPGRTGGGARQSSTGFFNTLVQDARTASAETVDEGDESRTFYRLPVYKRVIIMLGGPFMNLLIAIALFAVLLCGFGVQQASTTVGSVSTCVLPAGSTETSCPSDAPEAPAYAAGMLNGDRIVSIDGTTVTDGDQITGILQRSPGDTLDVVVDRDGTERTLQVTPALSERYVTTSSGAVATNPDGSSQTQEVGFVGIGFAYEKVREPVTAVLPAVGDNISHVVGVIVTLPQRLVGVAQAAFGGAERDPNGPVSVVGVGRMAGEIASLDTIPVVDRISTLVGLLASLNVALFVFNLVPLMPLDGGHVAGALIEAIRRGFAKLLRRPDPGPVDTAKAIPVTFAIVILLGGMTVLLTYADIVNPIDIFG; this is translated from the coding sequence GTGCAGACGATCCTCCTCTTCGTGCTCGGCGTCCTGGTCATGGTCGTCGGGTTGGCCGTGTCGATCGCCCTGCACGAGGTGGGCCACCTCGTGCCGGCGAAGAAGTTCGGCGTGAAGGTCGGCCAGTACATGATCGGCTTCGGGCCGACCGTCTTCTCGCGCAAGAAGGGCGAGACCGAGTACGGCGTCAAGGCCCTGCCGCTCGGCGGCTACATCTCGATGTCGGGCATGTTCCCCCCGGGAAGGACCGGGGGAGGCGCGCGCCAGTCGAGCACCGGCTTCTTCAACACCCTCGTGCAGGACGCACGGACGGCCAGCGCCGAGACCGTCGACGAGGGCGACGAGTCGCGCACCTTCTACCGCCTGCCCGTGTACAAGCGCGTCATCATCATGCTCGGCGGCCCGTTCATGAACCTGCTCATCGCGATCGCCCTGTTCGCGGTGCTGCTCTGCGGCTTCGGCGTCCAGCAGGCGAGCACGACGGTCGGCAGCGTCAGCACCTGCGTCCTGCCCGCCGGCTCCACCGAGACGAGCTGCCCCTCGGACGCGCCCGAGGCCCCGGCCTACGCCGCGGGCATGCTGAACGGCGACCGCATCGTGTCGATCGACGGGACGACCGTGACCGACGGCGACCAGATCACGGGCATCCTGCAGCGTTCTCCCGGCGACACCCTCGACGTCGTGGTCGATCGCGACGGCACCGAGCGCACGCTCCAGGTGACTCCGGCCCTGTCCGAGCGCTACGTGACGACGTCGAGCGGGGCCGTGGCGACGAACCCCGACGGCAGCTCCCAGACGCAGGAGGTCGGTTTCGTCGGCATCGGGTTCGCCTACGAGAAGGTGCGCGAGCCCGTGACGGCCGTGCTGCCGGCGGTCGGCGACAACATCTCGCACGTCGTCGGTGTCATCGTCACCCTGCCGCAGCGTCTGGTCGGGGTGGCCCAGGCCGCCTTCGGCGGGGCCGAGCGCGACCCGAACGGACCGGTCAGCGTCGTCGGCGTCGGTCGCATGGCGGGCGAGATCGCCAGCCTCGACACGATCCCGGTGGTCGACCGCATCAGCACCCTCGTCGGGCTGCTCGCGAGCCTCAACGTCGCCCTCTTCGTGTTCAACCTGGTGCCGCTGATGCCGCTCGACGGCGGTCACGTGGCCGGGGCCCTGATCGAGGCGATCCGCCGCGGCTTCGCCAAGCTCCTCCGCCGGCCCGACCCGGGCCCGGTCGACACGGCCAAGGCCATCCCCGTGACCTTCGCCATCGTGATCCTCCTCGGCGGCATGACCGTCCTGCTCACCTACGCCGACATCGTGAACCCGATCGACATCTTCGGCTGA
- a CDS encoding MetQ/NlpA family ABC transporter substrate-binding protein, protein MTSSAPLIDAPKKGPGRLIAVIVAVVVVLAAVGIAIGVTRGGGDDETVRIGVVGASDPYWADFVQAAADEGITVDLVDYSDYEQPNPALADGEIDLNQFQHIVYLAQYDVASGNDIVPIGSTAIYPLPLYSSKYTELSDFQEGDTIAIPDDSSNLARALLVLQSNGLVSLKDGGTIFSGVNDVDESKSKVKVATVSADLAATSLPDYAGAIINNDFATKAGLSTDDVIAQDDPNDPSSVPYANVFAARAEDKDDATYQKLVQIYQDTKAVTDGVVDNSGGAAIITKIPASDLEKSLTETEKLVEQNG, encoded by the coding sequence ATGACCAGCAGCGCCCCCCTGATCGACGCCCCCAAGAAGGGCCCCGGTCGTCTGATCGCCGTCATCGTCGCGGTCGTCGTCGTGCTCGCCGCCGTCGGCATCGCGATCGGAGTCACCCGTGGCGGTGGCGACGACGAGACCGTCCGCATCGGCGTCGTGGGCGCGAGCGACCCGTACTGGGCCGACTTCGTGCAGGCCGCGGCCGACGAGGGCATCACGGTCGACCTCGTGGACTACTCGGACTACGAGCAGCCCAACCCCGCCCTCGCCGACGGCGAGATCGACCTGAACCAGTTCCAGCACATCGTCTACCTCGCGCAGTACGACGTGGCATCCGGCAACGACATCGTGCCGATCGGTTCGACGGCGATCTACCCCCTGCCCCTGTACTCGTCGAAGTACACCGAGCTGAGCGACTTCCAGGAGGGTGACACCATCGCGATCCCCGACGACTCGAGCAACCTGGCCCGCGCCCTGCTCGTCCTGCAGTCGAACGGGCTGGTCTCGCTGAAGGACGGCGGGACGATCTTCTCGGGCGTCAACGACGTCGACGAGTCGAAGTCGAAGGTGAAGGTCGCGACGGTGAGCGCCGACCTCGCCGCCACGTCACTGCCCGACTACGCCGGTGCGATCATCAACAACGACTTCGCGACGAAGGCCGGTCTGTCGACCGACGACGTCATCGCCCAGGACGACCCCAACGACCCCTCGTCGGTGCCCTACGCCAACGTCTTCGCCGCCCGTGCGGAAGACAAGGACGATGCCACCTACCAGAAGCTCGTCCAGATCTACCAGGACACCAAGGCCGTCACCGACGGCGTCGTCGACAACTCGGGTGGCGCGGCGATCATCACGAAGATCCCCGCGAGCGACCTCGAGAAGTCGCTGACCGAGACCGAGAAGCTCGTCGAACAGAACGGCTGA
- a CDS encoding FKBP-type peptidyl-prolyl cis-trans isomerase: MRRSLALLAVPALLLSLAACAGDAGGSSDAATPSSSSQATADVPLRASGEPQAPQDGFPTVELDADGRPTVTVPDAGAPTELGVETLIKGDGATVQAGDTVTVQYQGVIWNTGEIFDESWSRGAPATFSTDQVITGFADGMVGQTVGSQTVVVIPPADGYGEAGAPQAGISGTDTLVFVIDILAVS, from the coding sequence ATGCGCCGTTCCCTCGCCCTCCTGGCCGTCCCCGCCCTCCTCCTGTCGCTCGCGGCCTGTGCCGGTGACGCCGGCGGGTCCTCCGATGCGGCGACGCCGAGCAGTTCGTCGCAGGCGACCGCCGACGTCCCGCTGCGCGCCTCCGGCGAGCCCCAGGCCCCGCAGGACGGGTTCCCGACGGTCGAGCTCGACGCCGACGGCCGCCCGACGGTGACCGTCCCCGACGCGGGCGCTCCGACCGAACTCGGTGTCGAGACCCTGATCAAGGGCGACGGAGCCACGGTCCAGGCCGGTGACACCGTCACCGTCCAGTACCAGGGCGTCATCTGGAACACGGGCGAGATCTTCGACGAGAGCTGGTCGCGCGGTGCACCGGCCACCTTCTCGACCGACCAGGTCATCACCGGCTTCGCGGACGGCATGGTCGGGCAGACCGTCGGATCGCAGACCGTCGTCGTCATCCCGCCGGCCGACGGTTACGGCGAGGCCGGCGCCCCGCAGGCCGGCATCTCGGGCACCGACACGCTCGTCTTCGTCATCGACATCCTCGCCGTCTCCTAG
- the dxr gene encoding 1-deoxy-D-xylulose-5-phosphate reductoisomerase: MRRITILGSTGSIGVQALDVVRAHPDLFEVVGLSAGSDREGVAAQAAEFGVEHTALGTDESVQLVRDVRADVVLNGITGSVGLAPTLAALDSGASLALANKESLIVGGDLVTKRAAPGQIVPVDSEHSAIAQALRSGSDREVRRLVLTASGGPFRGRTRESLADVTPREALAHPTWDMGLVVTTNSSTLVNKGLEVIEAHLLFDVDYDHIDVTVHPQSIVHSMVEFVDGSTIAQASPPDMRLPISLGLAWPDRVEGVGVPLDWTRASTWTFEPLDEQAFPAVRLAKQVGRAGGTYPAVFNAANEQAVLAFHAGRVGYLDILDVVEAVVDRHTAGESSLEGVLEAERWARAEADALLAR, encoded by the coding sequence ATGCGTCGCATCACGATCCTCGGCTCCACCGGTTCGATCGGGGTCCAGGCCCTCGACGTCGTCCGGGCCCATCCCGACCTCTTCGAGGTCGTCGGCCTCTCCGCCGGTTCCGACCGTGAGGGCGTGGCCGCGCAGGCCGCCGAGTTCGGGGTCGAGCACACGGCGCTCGGCACCGACGAGTCGGTGCAGCTCGTCCGCGACGTCCGGGCGGACGTCGTCCTGAACGGCATCACGGGCTCGGTCGGCCTCGCGCCGACCCTCGCCGCCCTCGACTCGGGGGCGTCGCTCGCCCTGGCCAACAAAGAGAGCCTGATCGTCGGAGGCGACCTCGTGACGAAGCGCGCCGCCCCCGGCCAGATCGTGCCGGTCGACTCCGAGCACTCGGCGATCGCGCAGGCGCTGCGGTCGGGCTCCGACCGCGAGGTGCGTCGGCTCGTCCTGACGGCGTCGGGCGGGCCGTTCCGCGGTCGGACACGGGAATCGCTGGCCGACGTCACCCCGCGCGAAGCGCTCGCGCACCCCACCTGGGACATGGGCCTGGTGGTGACGACGAACTCGTCGACCCTCGTCAACAAGGGGCTCGAGGTGATCGAGGCGCACCTGCTCTTCGACGTCGACTACGACCACATCGACGTCACGGTGCACCCGCAGTCGATCGTCCACTCGATGGTCGAGTTCGTCGACGGCTCGACCATCGCCCAGGCCTCGCCTCCCGACATGCGTCTCCCGATCTCGCTCGGGCTCGCCTGGCCGGACCGCGTCGAGGGCGTGGGGGTCCCGCTCGACTGGACCCGCGCCTCCACCTGGACGTTCGAGCCCCTCGACGAACAGGCCTTCCCGGCCGTGCGACTCGCCAAGCAGGTCGGGCGCGCGGGGGGGACGTACCCGGCCGTCTTCAACGCGGCCAACGAGCAGGCCGTCCTGGCGTTCCACGCGGGACGCGTCGGGTACCTCGACATCCTCGACGTGGTCGAGGCCGTCGTCGACCGGCACACCGCGGGCGAGAGCAGCCTCGAGGGCGTGCTCGAGGCCGAACGCTGGGCCCGTGCCGAGGCGGACGCACTGCTGGCCCGCTGA
- a CDS encoding zinc-ribbon domain-containing protein yields MYCPTCASPLPVGAMFCGECGRAVSSADLAAARRRADAAAEHVDATSAPDLPEAPPHATSHPRRSDAQPPWWVRDRQADTGVPEAEAEPHRVDHARSEAPASAPEPPVWPVDDRTVVPTGEDDRPTASEEARAESPRTPDPGNTTVSGIPAVPDGPVGALATPAPETVGSPTPLRVPSEHPDNGPRPSSAPLWTASLTPLASDESSPDVVTAVEPPSAEASHGRRDDDGEVRSGEVETSTAPDGTRPVENDHTEGATDPEATVMPDESAPSSDSSSEVVPGDRVAPPAGPPPLVRPTADGPRDGDTAPVAALGRDLRPPVPSGSRPALPDSDRPEPVPLVEPAPLVDPVPLVEPGSAVVPERCTHCGAPIDEDDIFCGECGAVVQSVALSFTGPVVPLPPEWRPDDESVLRRRPATQDREGAGSGSDDAGTSPDGPGSGDDVPVRDGADDRQDDTPRPAPEPIDHVPGFRAERPAATATPSVADVPPAPTSSSAPSWRPRRAPVDLTDDADVDETRIVRRGALGTEYVLQFSTGESITVDGTGLVGRAPTPQPGERFDQLVRIVDPGKSVSKTHLEFGQEAGALWVSDRWSGNGTVVRPRDLPPRRADPGVRVRVTRGTRVEIGEQFFVVV; encoded by the coding sequence ATGTACTGCCCCACCTGTGCCAGCCCCCTGCCCGTCGGCGCGATGTTCTGCGGCGAGTGCGGTCGGGCGGTCTCGAGCGCAGACCTCGCGGCTGCCCGACGTCGGGCCGACGCCGCCGCCGAGCACGTCGACGCCACCAGTGCGCCCGACCTGCCCGAGGCTCCTCCGCATGCGACCTCGCACCCCCGCCGCAGCGATGCGCAGCCCCCGTGGTGGGTGCGCGACCGTCAGGCCGACACCGGCGTGCCCGAGGCCGAGGCCGAGCCTCACCGTGTCGATCACGCCCGGTCCGAAGCGCCCGCGTCGGCTCCCGAGCCCCCGGTGTGGCCGGTCGACGATCGAACCGTCGTGCCCACGGGCGAGGACGACCGCCCGACGGCCTCCGAGGAGGCGCGGGCCGAGTCCCCGAGGACCCCTGACCCCGGCAACACCACCGTCTCCGGCATCCCCGCCGTCCCCGACGGCCCCGTCGGGGCCCTCGCGACGCCGGCACCCGAGACGGTCGGATCGCCGACACCGCTCCGAGTGCCCTCCGAGCACCCCGACAACGGGCCCCGCCCCTCGTCCGCCCCGCTCTGGACGGCGTCGTTGACGCCTCTCGCATCGGACGAGTCCTCTCCCGACGTGGTGACCGCCGTCGAACCCCCCTCCGCCGAGGCGTCCCACGGGCGTCGAGACGACGACGGCGAGGTCCGGTCAGGCGAGGTCGAGACGTCCACCGCCCCTGACGGAACCCGGCCGGTCGAGAACGACCACACCGAGGGCGCGACCGACCCCGAGGCGACGGTGATGCCGGACGAGTCCGCTCCCTCGTCCGACTCCTCCTCCGAGGTCGTCCCCGGCGACCGGGTCGCGCCTCCTGCGGGCCCGCCGCCTCTCGTGCGGCCGACGGCCGACGGGCCGCGGGACGGCGACACCGCCCCGGTGGCCGCCCTCGGCCGTGACCTCCGCCCGCCGGTCCCGAGCGGGTCCCGGCCCGCCCTCCCCGACTCCGACCGCCCCGAGCCCGTACCGCTCGTCGAGCCCGCACCGCTCGTGGACCCCGTACCGCTCGTCGAACCGGGCTCCGCCGTCGTCCCCGAACGGTGCACGCACTGTGGCGCACCCATCGACGAGGACGACATCTTCTGCGGCGAATGCGGTGCGGTCGTGCAGTCGGTTGCCTTGTCGTTCACGGGGCCTGTCGTCCCGCTCCCGCCCGAATGGCGACCCGACGACGAGTCCGTCCTCCGCCGTCGTCCCGCTACACAGGACCGTGAGGGCGCCGGATCGGGCTCCGACGACGCCGGGACCTCTCCGGACGGCCCGGGCTCCGGCGACGACGTACCCGTCCGAGACGGCGCCGACGACCGGCAGGACGACACGCCACGCCCGGCACCCGAACCGATCGACCACGTCCCGGGATTCCGCGCCGAACGACCGGCGGCGACTGCGACGCCGAGCGTCGCCGACGTCCCCCCTGCTCCCACGTCGTCGTCGGCTCCGTCCTGGCGCCCGCGTCGGGCGCCCGTCGACCTGACCGACGACGCCGACGTCGACGAGACCCGGATCGTCCGTCGTGGCGCACTCGGGACCGAGTACGTGCTGCAGTTCAGCACCGGTGAGAGCATCACGGTCGACGGGACCGGCCTCGTCGGCCGTGCACCGACGCCCCAGCCGGGGGAGCGCTTCGACCAGCTCGTCCGCATCGTCGATCCCGGCAAGTCCGTGTCGAAGACGCATCTGGAGTTCGGTCAGGAGGCCGGAGCCCTCTGGGTCAGCGACCGGTGGTCCGGCAACGGGACGGTCGTCCGTCCTCGTGACCTCCCGCCCCGCCGTGCCGATCCCGGAGTCCGCGTCCGCGTGACGCGTGGCACCCGGGTCGAGATCGGCGAGCAGTTCTTCGTCGTGGTCTGA
- a CDS encoding methionine ABC transporter ATP-binding protein: protein MPAITLTDVVKTYPPREKGAAPLTAVDGVSLEIAEGEIFGIIGYSGAGKSTLVRLVNALEPTTSGSIRVDGREITGLRERELRSVRAGIGMIFQQFNLFSSKTVWGNVEFPLKAAGVPKDEHQRRISDLLHFVGLGDKAHARPDQLSGGQKQRVGIARALATNPRILLADEATSALDPETTSEVLALLKRVNAELGITIVVITHEMDVIKSIADRVAVMDSGRVVETGPTFEVFSDPKQASTKRFVSTVIAGTPHGDELDALRARHPGVLVSVRIAEGGVDQRDVFALLARHGLSFEIVFGGVNDIQGRTFGTLTLAVTGDDAAVRAAVSDLGDDATELPTSPTTSVRPTEGR, encoded by the coding sequence GTGCCCGCCATCACCCTGACCGACGTCGTCAAGACGTACCCGCCCCGTGAGAAGGGCGCCGCACCGCTGACCGCGGTCGACGGCGTCAGCCTCGAGATCGCCGAGGGCGAGATCTTCGGCATCATCGGCTACTCGGGCGCGGGGAAGAGCACCCTCGTCCGCCTCGTCAACGCCCTCGAGCCCACGACGAGCGGGAGCATCCGCGTCGACGGCCGCGAGATCACCGGCCTCCGTGAGCGCGAACTGCGCTCGGTCCGGGCCGGCATCGGCATGATCTTCCAGCAGTTCAACCTGTTCTCGTCGAAGACGGTCTGGGGCAACGTCGAGTTCCCGCTCAAGGCGGCGGGGGTACCCAAGGACGAGCACCAGCGGCGGATCAGCGACCTGCTGCACTTCGTCGGCCTCGGTGACAAGGCCCACGCGCGGCCGGACCAGCTCTCGGGTGGTCAGAAGCAGCGCGTCGGCATCGCCCGCGCGCTCGCGACGAATCCCCGCATCCTGCTCGCCGACGAGGCGACGAGCGCCCTCGACCCCGAGACGACCAGCGAGGTGCTCGCCCTGCTCAAACGCGTCAACGCCGAGCTCGGCATCACCATCGTCGTGATCACCCACGAGATGGACGTCATCAAGTCGATCGCCGACCGGGTGGCCGTGATGGACTCCGGTCGCGTCGTCGAGACCGGCCCCACCTTCGAGGTGTTCTCCGACCCGAAGCAGGCGTCGACCAAACGGTTCGTCTCGACGGTCATCGCGGGCACGCCGCACGGTGACGAACTCGATGCGCTGCGGGCCCGCCACCCCGGCGTCCTGGTGTCGGTGCGCATCGCCGAGGGTGGCGTCGACCAGCGCGACGTCTTCGCGCTGCTCGCGCGGCACGGCCTGTCGTTCGAGATCGTCTTCGGCGGCGTGAACGACATCCAGGGACGCACGTTCGGCACCCTGACCCTCGCCGTGACCGGCGACGACGCGGCCGTCCGAGCGGCCGTCTCCGACCTGGGCGACGACGCGACCGAACTGCCCACCTCGCCGACGACGTCGGTCCGACCCACGGAAGGACGCTGA
- a CDS encoding FKBP-type peptidyl-prolyl cis-trans isomerase, which translates to MIRTAPPRPSARVRRGRFAAVAAVPLVVLVLSGCTGGSTSPAPTASGAAGDCKAPTSGALSDGVDVTGEVESKPEVVFDTPLEVSSTQRTTLVEGSGEVAGQGAVANVRIAVYDATTGAEVTSAGFDEGQQPTQLTVSTDYYVPGIVDAIACVPSGSRTVTVASAADMTTATAGEQAAAPTPVVIVADVVSIVPTKATGEAQPPKDGFPTVELADDGRPTVTIPPGTEPPSDLQIEVLKKGDGPVVPDPANVTVQYQGVNWTTGEVFDQSWGKGTPTPFSTDQVVPGFAKAMIGQTVGSQVVVIIPPAEGYGEAGQPSAGIGGTDTLVFVIDILSVA; encoded by the coding sequence ATGATCCGCACCGCGCCTCCTCGTCCGTCCGCCCGTGTCCGCCGAGGACGGTTCGCCGCCGTGGCGGCCGTTCCGCTCGTCGTCCTCGTGCTGAGCGGATGCACGGGGGGTTCCACCTCACCGGCGCCGACGGCGAGCGGCGCGGCGGGCGACTGCAAGGCGCCGACGTCGGGGGCGCTGTCCGACGGCGTCGACGTCACGGGCGAGGTCGAGAGCAAGCCCGAGGTCGTCTTCGACACCCCGCTCGAGGTCTCGTCGACCCAGCGCACCACCCTGGTCGAGGGCAGCGGCGAGGTCGCCGGGCAGGGCGCGGTGGCCAACGTCCGCATCGCGGTCTACGACGCGACCACCGGGGCCGAGGTCACCTCGGCCGGTTTCGACGAGGGTCAGCAGCCCACGCAGCTCACGGTGAGCACCGACTACTACGTGCCGGGCATCGTCGACGCCATCGCCTGCGTGCCCTCGGGCAGCCGCACAGTGACCGTCGCCTCGGCGGCCGACATGACGACCGCGACCGCGGGGGAGCAGGCGGCCGCACCCACGCCCGTGGTCATCGTCGCGGACGTCGTCTCGATCGTGCCGACCAAGGCGACGGGTGAGGCCCAGCCCCCGAAGGACGGTTTCCCGACGGTCGAGCTCGCCGACGACGGTCGGCCCACCGTGACGATCCCGCCCGGCACCGAACCGCCGTCCGACCTGCAGATCGAGGTCCTGAAGAAGGGCGACGGCCCCGTCGTCCCCGACCCCGCGAACGTCACCGTCCAGTACCAGGGCGTGAACTGGACCACTGGCGAGGTCTTCGACCAGAGTTGGGGCAAGGGCACGCCGACACCGTTCTCGACCGACCAGGTCGTGCCCGGGTTCGCCAAGGCCATGATCGGTCAGACGGTCGGCTCGCAGGTCGTGGTGATCATCCCGCCCGCCGAGGGCTACGGCGAGGCCGGTCAACCGTCGGCCGGCATCGGGGGCACCGACACGCTCGTCTTCGTCATCGACATCCTCTCCGTCGCCTAG
- a CDS encoding asparaginase, which translates to MTDPRPAAPSRHPLTASASVELAVLERSGWDESRHLGAGVVVDADGRELRRIGDADATIYPRSCLKPLQALTVLRSGVSLDGPQAVLATASHAGTPAHLEVVEALLGRSGSTEDDLLCPPDWPGDRASAREATAPRRLAMNCSGKHAAFLLACAENDWDPSRYVATDHPLQAAVRETVAEFTGEAADHSGVDGCGAPVIATTVVGLARAIARITGSVGATGPGRDGHAAHLVEAVLGDAWAIDGPGRANTVTIDELGVLAKLGAEGVMVMGTTDGVAVAVKVLDGNVRAGTLVALRLLVDEGAVDAAAAARVVERTLEKVTGGDGLVGRIRLGSGVDR; encoded by the coding sequence ATGACCGACCCCCGCCCCGCCGCGCCCTCCCGTCACCCCCTGACCGCCTCGGCCAGCGTCGAGCTGGCCGTGCTCGAGCGCTCGGGTTGGGACGAGAGCCGTCACCTCGGAGCCGGTGTCGTCGTGGACGCCGACGGACGCGAACTGCGTCGGATCGGGGACGCCGACGCGACCATCTACCCGCGCTCGTGCCTCAAGCCGTTGCAAGCGCTCACGGTGCTGCGGTCGGGGGTCTCCCTCGACGGCCCCCAGGCCGTGCTGGCCACGGCGAGCCACGCGGGCACGCCCGCCCACCTCGAGGTGGTCGAGGCGTTGCTCGGCCGGTCGGGCAGCACCGAGGACGACCTCCTCTGCCCGCCGGACTGGCCCGGTGACCGGGCCAGCGCCCGCGAGGCCACCGCGCCGCGCCGGCTCGCGATGAACTGTTCGGGCAAGCACGCCGCGTTCCTCCTCGCCTGTGCCGAGAACGACTGGGACCCGTCCCGCTACGTCGCCACCGACCACCCCCTGCAGGCCGCGGTGCGCGAGACGGTCGCCGAGTTCACCGGCGAGGCCGCTGACCACTCCGGCGTCGACGGCTGCGGTGCCCCGGTGATCGCGACCACCGTGGTCGGCCTGGCCCGGGCGATCGCGCGCATCACCGGGTCGGTCGGCGCGACCGGGCCGGGACGCGACGGCCACGCCGCGCATCTCGTCGAGGCCGTCCTGGGCGACGCCTGGGCGATCGACGGCCCCGGTCGAGCCAACACGGTGACGATCGACGAGCTGGGCGTGCTGGCCAAGCTCGGCGCCGAGGGCGTCATGGTGATGGGCACGACCGACGGCGTCGCGGTGGCCGTGAAGGTGCTCGACGGGAACGTGAGGGCCGGCACCCTGGTCGCGCTGCGCCTCCTGGTCGACGAGGGGGCCGTCGACGCCGCCGCCGCCGCTCGCGTCGTCGAGCGCACGCTCGAGAAGGTCACCGGCGGTGACGGCCTGGTGGGCCGCATCCGCCTGGGCAGCGGGGTCGACCGCTAG
- the ispG gene encoding flavodoxin-dependent (E)-4-hydroxy-3-methylbut-2-enyl-diphosphate synthase: MPAVNLGMPKVPEVLAPRRKTRQIKVGKVLVGGDAPVSVQSMTTTPTPNINATLQQIAELTASGCDIVRVAVPSRDDAEALPIIAKKSQIPVIADIHFQPNYVYQAIDAGCAAVRVNPGNIRKFDDQVGKIAAAAKAAGVSIRIGVNAGSLEPSILQKYGKATPEALVESAVWEASLFEEHDFHDFKISVKHNDPIVMVKAYRQLAERGDWPLHLGVTEAGPEFQGTIKSATAFGILLSEGIGDTIRVSLSAPPAQEVKVGLQILQSLNLRERKLEIVSCPSCGRAQVDVYKLANDVTDGLEGMTVPLRVAVMGCVVNGPGEAREADLGVASGNGKGQIFVKGEVIKTVPESEIVQTLIDEANRLAAEMPPGELGSPEVVTV; the protein is encoded by the coding sequence GTGCCAGCAGTCAATCTCGGAATGCCGAAGGTCCCCGAAGTCCTCGCCCCGCGCCGCAAGACGCGGCAGATCAAGGTCGGCAAGGTGCTCGTGGGTGGCGACGCCCCCGTCAGCGTGCAGTCGATGACCACGACTCCGACCCCCAACATCAACGCCACCCTGCAGCAGATCGCCGAGCTCACGGCCAGCGGCTGCGACATCGTGCGCGTCGCCGTGCCGAGCCGTGACGACGCCGAGGCCCTTCCGATCATCGCGAAGAAGAGCCAGATCCCGGTCATCGCCGACATCCACTTCCAGCCCAACTACGTCTACCAGGCGATCGACGCCGGGTGCGCGGCGGTCCGGGTCAACCCCGGCAACATCCGCAAGTTCGACGACCAGGTCGGCAAGATCGCCGCCGCGGCGAAGGCCGCCGGCGTCTCGATCCGCATCGGCGTCAACGCCGGCTCGCTCGAGCCCAGCATCCTGCAGAAGTACGGCAAGGCCACCCCCGAGGCGCTCGTCGAGTCCGCCGTGTGGGAGGCCTCGCTCTTCGAGGAGCACGACTTCCACGACTTCAAGATCTCGGTCAAGCACAACGACCCGATCGTCATGGTCAAGGCGTACCGCCAGCTCGCCGAACGCGGCGACTGGCCCCTGCACCTCGGCGTGACCGAGGCCGGGCCCGAGTTCCAGGGCACGATCAAGTCGGCCACGGCCTTCGGCATCCTGCTGAGCGAGGGCATCGGCGACACCATCCGCGTCAGCCTCAGTGCCCCGCCCGCCCAAGAGGTCAAGGTCGGCCTGCAGATCCTGCAGTCGCTCAACCTGCGCGAGCGCAAGCTCGAGATCGTCAGCTGCCCGAGCTGCGGTCGCGCCCAGGTCGACGTCTACAAGCTGGCCAACGACGTCACCGACGGGCTCGAGGGCATGACCGTCCCGCTGCGCGTCGCCGTCATGGGTTGTGTCGTCAACGGTCCTGGCGAGGCCCGCGAGGCCGACCTCGGCGTCGCCTCGGGCAACGGCAAGGGTCAGATCTTCGTCAAGGGCGAGGTCATCAAGACCGTTCCCGAGTCCGAGATCGTCCAGACCCTCATCGACGAGGCGAACCGTCTCGCCGCCGAGATGCCCCCCGGCGAGCTGGGCTCGCCCGAGGTCGTCACCGTCTGA
- a CDS encoding OsmC family protein produces the protein MLDHDYAVDVRWTGDRGEGTTSYRSYGRDATIVATGKQHDVLASADRTFHGDADRWNPEELLLAALAQCHLLSYLHVAAAAGVVVVAYEDAAVGRMTQTHDGGGRFTSVTLRPRVTVADDDMVERALELHAEASRKCFIAASVAFPVGHEPTVVAVSREADPA, from the coding sequence ATGCTCGACCACGACTACGCCGTCGACGTCCGTTGGACGGGCGACCGGGGCGAGGGCACGACCTCGTACCGTTCGTACGGCCGCGACGCCACGATCGTCGCCACCGGCAAGCAGCACGACGTCCTGGCGTCGGCCGACCGCACCTTCCACGGTGACGCGGACCGCTGGAACCCCGAGGAGCTGCTGCTCGCCGCACTGGCGCAGTGCCACCTGCTCAGCTACCTGCACGTCGCCGCGGCCGCCGGGGTGGTCGTGGTCGCGTACGAGGACGCCGCCGTGGGACGCATGACCCAGACGCACGACGGCGGTGGTCGCTTCACCTCGGTGACCCTGCGGCCCCGGGTGACCGTCGCCGACGACGACATGGTCGAGCGCGCCCTCGAGCTGCACGCCGAGGCGAGCCGCAAGTGCTTCATCGCCGCGTCGGTCGCCTTTCCGGTCGGTCACGAGCCCACCGTCGTGGCGGTGTCCAGAGAAGCCGACCCGGCGTGA